GGGCTCGAAGCCGGCGTAGGCGGCGTTGCGGAAGAAGCTGGCCAGGGCGATGTCGGCGAGGCCGATCTCGCCGAACAGGAAGCCGTCCGCGGGAAGCTGGCCCTCGAGGTAGTCCAGCGCCGCCGGGATGTCGGTGGAAAGGCTCTTCCCCACCCGGGCCTCGTCGGCGGGCTCGCCCCAGACGATCGGCTTCACGTTGCGCTGGTAGAACAGGCCCCAGATGAACACGTCGCCCAGCCGGGTGTCGGCGAATTCCTCCAGCCAGCGGGCGCGGGCCCGGGCCGCGGGGGCCGCCGGCAGCAGGGCGTGGCCCGGATAGGCCTCGTCCAGGTAGGCGCAGATGACCGAGGAATCGCAGAGCGTCAGGTCGCCGTCGACCAGCACCGGGATGCGCCGCAGCGGACTGATCCGCTCGAACGCCTCGCCGCCGAAGAAGGGCGTGATCGGGTCGATCTCGTAGGCCAGCCCCTTCAGGGCCATGCAGGCCAGGACCTTGCGGACATAGGGGCTGACGTAGCTGCCGATGATCTTCATGGATGACCTCCGCGGCCGGAGCCTCATGCGCCGGCCGCGGAGGGGCAAGGTCCAGTTAGAAGCGGAGGGCCCGGGCTTCCTTCACGTGCGGCAGCTTCTGGATCTTGGCCAGCAGCGCCTCGTCCGGGGCCTGGTCGACGCCGACGAGGGCGATGGCGTCGTCGCCCGCATCGATCCGGCCGAGGTTGAAGGTGGCGATGTTGATCTTCGCATCGCCCAGCAGCGCGCCGAGGGCGCCGATGAAGCCCGGCTTGTCCAGGTTGTTCACGTACAGCATCTGCGGCGCGAACGGGGCGTCCAGGTCCATGCCCTTGACCTCGATGATCCGCGGGGCGCCGGCGAGCACCGAGCCGGCGAACGAGCGCTTGCCCTTCTCGGTGGTGACGGTGATGCGGATCAGGCTCTCGTAGATCGGGCTCTCTTCCTGCCGGCTTTCCGAGACGGTGATGCCGCGCTCCTTCGCCACCGCCGGGGCCGAGACCATGTTCACCTCGGCCAGCATGGGACGCAGCACGCCCGCGAGCGCCGCGGCGGTCAGGGGCTTGGTGTTCAGCTTGGCGACCTCGCCCTCGAAGGCGATGTCCACGGCGGTGACGCCGAAGTCGACCATCTGGCCGGCGAAGGCGCCCAGCTTCTCGGCCAGGGCCACGAAGGGCTTCAGGCGCGGGGCTTCCTCGGCGGTGACCGACGGGCTGTTCAGGGCGTTCGTCACCGCCCCGGTCAGCAGGTAGTCGCTCATCTGCTCGGCGACCTGCAGGGCCACGTTCTCCTGGGCCTCCAGGGTCGAGGCGCCCAGGTGCGGAGTGGCGATGAAGTTCTCGGCGCCGAAGAGCACGTTCTCCTTGGCCGGCTCCTCGATGAAGACGTCGAAGGCCGCGCCGCCGACGTGGCCCTCGTCCAGCAGCTTGCGCAGGGCCGCCTCGTCCACCAGGCCGCCGCGGGCGCAGTTGACGATCAGCACGCCCTTCTTCGTCTTCCTCAGGTTCTCTTCCGACAGGATGTTGCGGGTCTTGTCGGTGAGCGGGGTGTGCAGGGTGATGATGTCGGCGCGGGCCAGCAGCTCGTCCAGCTCGACCTTCTCGACGCCGATCTCGAGGGCGCGCTCGGGCGAGAGGAAGGGATCGTAGGCCACCACCTTCATCTTCAGGCCCAGCGCCCGGTCGGCGACGATCGAGCCGATGTTGCCGGCGCCGATCAGGCCCAGGGTCTTGCCGTAAAGCTCGACGCCCATGAACCGGTTCTTCTCCCACTTGCCGGCCTGGGTGGAGACGTCGGCGGCGGGCAGCTGGCGGGCCAGGGCGAACATCATCGCGATGGCGTGCTCGGCCGTGGTGATCGAGTTGCCGAAGGGGGTGTTCATCACCACCACGCCGGCGGCGGTGGCCGAGGGAATGTCGACGTTGTCGACGCCGATGCCGGCGCGGCCGACCACCTTCAGGTTCTTGGCGGCGGCGATGACGTCCTTGTCGATCTTGGTCGCCGAGCGGATGGCGACGCCGTCGTACTGGTCGACGATCTTCAGGAGCTCGTCCTTGGGAAGGCCGGTCTTGATGTCGGCGTCGACGCCGCGCTGCTTGAAGATCTCGACGGCGGCGGGGCTCAGTTTGTCGGCGATGAGAACGCGGGGCATGGGATGCTCCTTGGGCGGTCCCCTCCCGCCGGGCGGGAGGGGTGCGTTGATGTCAGGGGAAGCGGCGGCCGCTCAGGCGGCTTGAAGGTCGGCGGCGACGGTGGCGAAGGCCCAGTCGAGCCAGGGCGTCAGGGCGTCGACGTCGGACGTCTCGACCGTGGCGCCGCACCAGATCCGCAGGCCGGGGGGCGCGTCGCGGTAGCCGCCCACGTCGAGGGCCACGCCCTCCTTCTCCAGCGCCGAGGCCAGCTTCTTGGCGAAGTCGGCCTGGGCGGCGTCGGGCAGGCCGGTGACGCGCGGGTCCACCACCTTCAGGCACACCGAGGTGTTCGAGACCGTAGCCGGATCCTCGGCCAGGAACTCGACCCACGGGGTCTTGGCGACCCAGTCGGCGAGGATGGCGAGGTTGGCGTCGGCGCGGCGCTTCATCTCGGCCAGGCCGCCGATCCCCTCGGCCCATTTCAGGGCGTCGATGGCGTCCTCGACGCAGAGCATCGAGGGCGTGTTGATGGTCGAGCCCTCGAAGATCTCGGCGTTCAGCTTGCCGCCCTTGGTCATGCGGAACAGCTTGGGCATCGGCCAGGCGGGCGTGTAGCTCTCGAGCCGCTCGACGGCGCGGGGCCCGAGGACCAGGACGCCGTGGCCGCCCTCGCCGCCCAGGGCCTTCTGCCAGGAGAAGGTCACCACATCGAGCTTGGCCCAGTCGAGCGTCTGGGCGAAGGCCGCGCTGGTGGCGTCGCAGATGACGATCCCGTCGCGGTCGGCGGCGATGAAGTCGGCGTTCGGCACGCGCACGCCCGAGGTCGTGCCGTTCCAGGTGAAGACGAGGTCGGCGTCCTTGCGGACCTTCGACAGGTCGGGGAGCTTGCCGTAGGGCGCATCCAGCACCTCGGCGGGGATCTTCAGCTGCTTGGTGACGTCGGTCACCCAGTCCTTGCCGAAGCTCTCGAAGGCCAGCAGCTGGACCGGCTTCGGCCCCAGCATCGACCACAGCGCCATCTCCACGGCGCCGGTGTCCGAGCCCGGCACGATGCCGACCAGGAAGTCGTCCGGGACCTGCAGCACGGCGCGCGTGCGGTCGATCGCCTCTTTCAGCCGCGCCTTGCCCAGCTTGGAGCGGTGCGACCGGCCGAGGACGGCGTTGGCGAGGTTTTCGGGGGCCCATCCGGGGCGCTTGGCGCACGGACCGGATGAAAATTCGGGTCGAGCCGGGCGCATGGCCGGCTTCGGCAGAGTCGTCACAGCGATGTCTCCCATCCTTGCAGATGGGCTGCGCCCCGTTGGGGGGGCGTGGCCCGCCGGCCAAAAGCCAGCGTTCTTGCTGCAGCGCAAGAAAAACTTTCCGGGGGCGCCCGATAGCGGCGCTGTGACGCGGGACTCAGGCGGTCGCGGCGCGGCGCCGGCGCGTCTTGTTCAGCCAGTGACCGGCCACGCCGCCGACGATGCAGAAGATCACGCCCCAGCTGACGAGGTTGTTCACGACGGCGAACGGCGTGTCCAACGCCCGCTCCATCACATAGTAGTAGGCGTGCAGCGAGAACTGGGCCGCCTGCAGCAGCATGGCCAGCCCCAGCCAGACCTTGGCGAACCGCACCGCAAGGGCGAGGAAACTCAGCGCCAGCACACCGTCGATCGCCAGGGCCGCCGTCGCCAGGCTGTCGCCGGCGAGGTTGCGCTGGGCGATCTCCATGCAGAGCGCGATGATGAGATTGACGCCGGCGCCCACGCGCTCGGGCCAGCCGCCCTTCCACACCGCGAAGACGGCGCAGGCGCCGATCACCGCCAGCAGCGAATACTGCGTGTAGAAGGTGTGAAACATTTCGCGCCCCTAACGCGGATTAGGGGCGCGAAACCAGTTAAACTATTGCAACCCTAACTGCCGAACTCAGCCGACGTCGCGCATCTCCACCTGTCCCGTCGCCGACGACAGGTTCTTGTGCATCTCGCCCGCCATCTTGGTGCGGATGCCGAGGCGCAGCTTGGCCTCGCCCAGCTGCGCATGCACGCCGACCATGGCCGACCGCGCCTCGCTGAGCGCCTTCATGGCCTCCATGAGCTTCACCTGGGCGTCGTCCGCGAACACCAGCGAGGCGTCCACGTCCTTCCGCGCGGCGAGCATCACGCTCATCAGTTCGGCCGCCTCGGCCAGGGCGCCGTCCACCGCCGCCTCGGTGGCGAACAGCTTGTTGGCCACGCGCTGCGCAACGAAAACCTTCTCCATGGGAACACCCTCCAGTTGCCCGACACGCGTTAAGGTAAATGTATAGTTAAGCTGCGCGCAAACGATTCATGAGTTGTTAACCACTTTTTATCGGCCATGGGTTGTACCGTGGCGCCGAGGGCACAATCCCTGGGCGCCGGACTCTCCCGAGAAGCGAAGCGTTAGGACTATTACGCCTATGAGCAGGCGCGATGGCCCAGGACTCCGCCCACCCGAACCGGTCCGCGACCCAGACGCCGACCAACGCGACCTTCCAGGCGCGGGTGGCCGGGGTCGGGCTGATCACCACCGTCGTCGTGCTCCTCGCGGCCTGCCTCACGTTCATGCTGCAGCAGTGGGCGGTGGCCCGGACCCAGTCGCACCGCATCCATGAGGGCCTGGCGGCCATCGCGGCCGAGATGGCCGCCCCGACGATGGCGCTCGACAGCCGGGTCCATGTGAAAGCGGCGATCTCGGCGGTGCAGGCCAGCCCCGACGTGCTCTCGGCCCGGCTCACCGATCTTGCGGGCCGCGAGGTGGCGAGCTTCGCGCGGCCCGCGACCGAGGCCCGCGACGTCGCCGTGATCGACAAGCCGGTGCTGGTCGACGGCAAGCCCGTCGGCCGGTTCAGCATGACGGTGCGGCGGCCGCAGCTCGCCCCGCTCCTGCCCAAGTTCCTGGCGCTCACCGCCGTGCTGCTGTTCGGCGGCGTGGGCGTCGCGCTGTTCCTGGCCCGCAGCCTCGCGCACCGGGTGATCCAGCCCGTCGAGACCCTGTCGAAGGCCATGCACGACGTGGCGGCGGGCGGCAGCTTCACGCCCGTCGAGATCGAGACCCACGACGAGCTGTTCGAGAGCCTGGCCGACAGCTTCAACCACCTGCTCGCCAAGCTGGGCGAGCGCGAGGGCGACCTGCGCGCGGCCATGCGCGAGCTGGAGTCCGCCCGCGACGCGGCCAATGCGGCCAACGTGCTGAAGACCCAGTTCCTGGCCAACATGAGCCACGAGATCCGCACGCCGCTGAACGGCGTCCTGGCGATGGCCGAGGTGATGGCCCTGGGCGAGCTCGCGCCGCTGCAGCGCGAGCGCCTGGACGTGATCCGCCGTTCGGGCGGCCTGCTGCTGGCGGTGCTGAACGACGTCCTGGACCTGTCGAAGATCGAGGCTGGCAAGCTCACCCTTCTCGATGAGGACTTCGAGCTCGAGCCCGAGCTCGACCAGGTTCGCGACAACTTCCGGATCGTCGCCCTGGGCAAGGGCCTGGGCTTCGAGGTGACGGTGGCGGAAGAGGCGCAGGGCTGGTGGCGCGGCGACGCCGACCGGCTGCGCCAGATCGTCGGCAACCTGCTGTCCAACGCCGTGAAGTTCACCATGCAGGGCGGCGTGCGCGCCCACGTGGACCTGACGCCGGCGGGCGCGCTGCGGATCGTGGTCAGCGACACCGGCGTCGGCATCGCGCCCGAGAAGCTGCCTACCCTGTTCGAGAAATTCACCCAGGCCGACAACTCGGCCACCCGCCGGTTCGGCGGCACGGGTCTGGGCCTGGCGATCTGCCGCGAGCTGACCCAGATGATGGGCGGTTCGATCGACGTCGAGAGCCGCGAGGGCGACGGCTCGACCTTCACCGTCGAGCTGCCGCTGCAGCGGGGGCAGCCGACCAGCCTGGCCGCCGACGAGACGCCGCCGGCGGGCGAGGACGGCGACCTTCGCCTGCTCGCGGCGGAGGACAACCCCACCAACCAGCAGGTGCTCGCGGCGGTCCTGGGCTCGCTGGGCATCGAAGTCGACATCGTGCCCGACGGCAAGGAGGCGGTGGAGGCCTGGCGGACCGGCGCCTACGACCTGATCCTGATGGACATCCAGATGCCGGTGATGGACGGCATCACGGCCGCGCGGGCGATCCGCGAGCAGGAGATCGCCGAGGGCCGCCGGCGCACGCCGATCGTGGCGCTGACGGCCAACGCCCTGACGCATCAGGTGGAAGAGTACCTCGCGGCCGGCATGGACGCCCACGTCGCCAAGCCGATCGAGATCGCCAAGCTCTACGACGCCATCGCCGCCACGCTCAACGCCGCCGCAGCGGCCGGCAAGGCGCCCGTCGCCGAGGCGAAAGCGGGCAAGGCGAAGGCCGGCCAAGCCGCCTGACGCGGCCTTCACCTAGCTGAACGGCGCACAACCGCGAAGCTCAGGCAGGCTTCAGGGGCCGCGTGTTTTCCTCCGACCATCGAGGCCGCCCATGCGGCCGCCCCCGAGGTTCTGGAGGACCGCAAATGAAGAAGATCATCGCTTCTCTGGCCGCCGTCGCCGCCGTGACCGCGGTCGCCGCCCCCGCCGCCGCCCAGCCGTGGGACTACGGCCGTCCCGGCTACGACCGCGAGTACCGCGACCACGATCGCGGCGGCTGGCAGAACATCAACCAGCGCCAGGCGCGCATCGACCGCCGCATCGACCAGGGCGTTCGCCGCGGCCAGCTCACCCGCCGCGAGGCCGACCAGCTGCGCCGGGAGTTCTGGGGCATCGCCCGGCTGGAGCAGCGCTATCGCCACAACGGCCTTTCGTCGTGGGAGCGCGCCGATCTCGACCGTCGCTTCGATCGGCTCGAGGCCAGGCTCCGCTGGGAGCGGCAAGACAACCAGTACGGCTACAACGGCTGGCGCTAAGCCCCCCGCCCTGCCTGACTTGGGAAACGCGCCCCCGGAGCGATCCGGGGGCGTCGTCATGTCAGGGCCTAGGGTCAGGGCCCAGGATCAGGGCCCAGGATCAGGGCCCAGGATCAGGGCCCAGGATCAGGGCCCAGAATCAAGGCTGCGTGCGGAGGCGGGACTCCAGGACCGTGACCGCCGCTCCGCGGATCAGAACCCGCTCGCCGCGCACCTCGCATTCCAGGTCGCCGCCCCGGCCGGGGAACGCCTGGTGGTAGCGCAGGGCAGGACGGCCCAGCCGCTCGGAGAACAGCGGGGCCAGGATGCAGTGCAGCGACCCGGTCGTGGGGTCCTCCGGGATGCCGGAGCCGGGCGCGAAGAAGCGGCTGACCACCTGATAGGGCCGGTCCGTCGCCAGGGCCGCCACGCCGACGTTGCCGCGGCCGCCGGTCGCCGCGCTGGACACCGCGTTGAGGGCGACGAGATCGGGCCGGAGCGCGTGCACGGCGGCCTCGTCGTCGACGATCGCCACGAGGTAGGTCGAGGCCCAGACCTCGCGCGGTTCGACCCCCAGGGCCTCGGCCAGGCCCGGCGGGTGCTCGACCCGCCGCGGCGGCTGGGCCGGGAAATCCATCTCATAGCCCTGGGCGGTCCGGGCGACAGTCAGGGCCCCGGACTTCGTCTCGAACACCACCCGCTCGGCGTCGACGCCGAGCTCGGCGAACAGCACATGGGCCGAGGCCAGGGTGGCGTGGCCGCACAGCGGGACCTCGAGCAGGGGCGTGAACCAGCGCAGGCCGAAGCGGGCCGGATCGGCCGTCCGCAGCAGGAAGGCGGTCTCGGCCTGGTTGTTCTCGGCGGCCAGGGCCTGCATCCAGGCGTCGGCCGGCCAGGCGTCGAAGGGCTCGACCACGCAGGCGGGATTGCCCCGGAAGGGCTCGGCGGCGAAGGCGTCTACGGTCCACTGGCGCATGACCGGCTCTTGCGACCCGCGGCCGCCGCCAGCAAGAGCCACTTGCGAGCGGCCGGACCTTTGCGGCCCTGGGAGACGCGACCATGGCGCACGAGACGAGCGAGGCCGGCTACCTGCTCAGCGACGATCCCGCGCGCTTCGACCTGGCCCGCGCGCATGGCTGGATAGGCGGGCGGAGCTACTGGGCGCAGGGCATTCCCTTCGACACCTTCCGCCGCGCCTGCGAGGCCAGCCTGACGGTCGGCGCCTACGCCCCTTCGGGCGACATGGCCGGCATGGCCCGCGTCGTCACCGACCGGGCGACCTTCGGCTGGATCTGCGACGTCTTCGTGGACGAGGCGCACCGCGGCGCCGGCGTCGGCAAGATGCTGATGGCCTACCTGAAGGCCCACCCGGACCTGCAGGGATTTCGCCGGATGCACCTGGCGACCCGCGACGCCCACGGCCTCTACGCCGGGTTCGGGTTCGTCCCGCTCACGGGCGTGGACGCCTGGATGGAGATCCGCGATCCCGACGTCTACCGCCGCTCTTCCTAGCCGGGGATCACCTCGATCTCGGGCCAGCGGGCGCTCGCCGAGGCCGCCGTGCGGGCGAAGCCGCCCGTCTTCCGCCAGGGATTCGGCCGCAGCCGCATGGCGAACAGGTCGTCGAGGCCGAAGGGCGCCATGACGGTCAGGCGGTCGTCCGGCTCCAGCCGGACCCCCACCGCGAACAGCGGGCTGACGAACCGTTCCAGCGCCTCGCCGCTGGAGGCCAGCGGCGCATAGGGCTCGCCGAACTTGCCCTCGAACCAGAGATGCACGCGGGCCTGGTTGCGCACCTCGACCATCTCGCGCAGCGGCGGCTCGAAGGCCGCGGCGACGCGCCGGATCACCACGTCCTCGGCCTCGTACGAGACGTCCGAGGCGTCGAAGTAGCCGAGATCGTAGTCCTTGATCCCGTAATCGATGTCGCGCCCGGTGAGGTGATTGAGCACCCGCTGGTAGACGGCGCCCGAGAAGACCAGCCAGTCGGGCAGGTCCAGGTCGCGCGCCGTCCGCAGCACCTGCATCAGCGGCTCGGAGCGGACAAGGATCGCGCGCAGCTCGTCCTCGCGGCTCATGTCCGGCTCCGCACCGGCCAGCCGTGGTCCAGCGGGCCGTGGCCCTTGCCCAGCCCCGGCGCCCGCAGCATGGCCTCCTGCACATAGGCCCAGGCGCGCGCCACCGCCTCGGTGAGCGGCAGGCCCTGGGCCATGCCGGTCGCACAGGCCGAGGCCAGGGTGCAGCCGGTGCCATGGGTGTGGCGCGTCTCGATGCGCTCGGTCTCGAAGACGGTCTCGCCCGCCGGGGTCATCAGAACGTCGACGACGCGGTCGCCGGGCACATGGCCGCCCTTCATCAGCACCGCCTTGGCGCCGGCGGCCAGGAGCGCCTCGCCGGCGCGGCGCAGGTCGTCGGTCGTCTCAACCGGCTGGCCGGTGAGGGCGGCGGCCTCGGGGGCGTTGGGGGTCAGCAGCGCCGCTTGCGGGACCAGCCGCTCGCGCACCGCCGCCACCGCGGCCTGCGCCAGCAGCGGCGCCCCGCCCTTGGCGATCATCACAGGGTCCACCACAGCCGGAACGCCGGCCTCGGCGATCAGGCGGGCGACGAGCTCCACCGTGGGCGCATCGCCCAGCATGCCGGTCTTGACGACGTCGGCGCCGATGTCGTCCAGCACCGCCCGGGCCTGGGCCTCGATCACCTCCAGCGGGATCGGATGCACGCCGGTGACGCCCAGGGTGTTCTGGACGGTGACAGCGGTGATCGCCGTGGCGGCGTAGCCGCCCAGCACGGTGACGGTCTTGATGTCCGCCTGGATTCCGGCGCCGCCGCCGGAGTCGGAACCCGCAATGATGAGAACTCGGCCGAGCGACTGCATGGGGCCGATTAGCCCGCCTGCGCGATCGCCGTCCAGACGCGCAGGGCCTGCACGGTCTCGCGGACGTCGTGGACGCGCACCGCCGCCACGCCCCGGGCGGCGCCGGCGAGCGCCGCGGCGATCGAGCCGCCCAGCCGCGCGTCCGGCGGGGATCCGGCGTCCAGGGCGCCGATGAAGCTCTTGCGGCTCACCCCCAGCAGGACGGGGAAGCCCAGCTCGACGATGCGGGACAAGCCCGCCAGCAGGGGCAGGTTGTGGCGGATCATGTGCTTGCCGAAGCCGATGCCCGGATCGAGCCAGATCCGCTCGCGCGCCACGCCCGCGGCCATGGCGGCCTCGGCCCGGGCGGCGAGGAAATCCGCCACCTCGGCGACGACGTCGTCGTAGCGGGGCTCCTTCTGCATGGTGCCGGGCTCGCCCTGCATGTGCATCAGCACGGCCTCGCAGCCCAGCTCGGCCGCCGCCTCGAGGGCGCGCTCCCCCCGCAACGCCGCCACGTCGTTCCACATCGTCGCGCCGGCGGCCACCGCCGCCCGCGCCACTGCGGGCTTCATGGTGTCGACCGAAATGGCCACGTCACTCTCGGCGCGGATCGCCCGGATCAGCGGGACCACGCGGGCGATCTCCTCTTCCGCCGGCACGGGCGCCGCGCCGGGCCGGGTGGACTCCCCTCCCACGTCCAGCATGTCGGCGCCATCGGCGATCAGCCGCCGGGCCTTCACCAGCCCCGCCTCCACGCCGGACAGCCGTCCGCCGTCCGAGAAGCTGTCGGGGGTCATGTTGATCACCCCCATCACCCGGACGGGGGGAAGCTCGGTTCGGTGGAGGTCCATCATGGGGCGCCCGTCTGCCGTCCGGCGGCTCATAGCAGCCTTCGGCGCGGCCCCGATACGAAGAAGGGCGGCCCTCGCGGACCGCCCTTCCCGTGTTCGCTACGCCGGCTCGGCGCTGGGCCGGGGCGAGATCGGCACCGCCACCGCAGGACCGCTCGGCCGCTTGGCCTCGGCGTCGTCGCGCTTGGGCGGCACGCCCTTGAGCGCGTTGACGATCTCCTCGCCCGTCAGCGTCTCGTACTCGAGCAGCGCCTTGGCCAGGGTGTGCAGCTCTTCCATCTTCTCGGTCAGGATGCGCCGCGCCTCGCTCTCGCCGGCCTCGACCAGGCGGCGGACCTCCTCGTCGATGATCTTGGCGGTCTCTTCCGAGACGTTCTGGTTGCGGGCGACCGAGTGGCCCAGGAAGACCTCCTCCTGGTTCTCGCCGTACTCCACCGCGCCCAGGCGGTCCGAGAAGCCCCACTTCGTCACCATGGCCCGGGCGAGCTTTGTCGCCTGGCTGATGTCGGACGAGGCGCCCGAGGTGATCTTGTCCTTGCCGAAGATCAGCTCCTCGGCCACCCGGCCGCCGAACAGGATCGCCAGCCGGGAGGTCATCTGCTCGAAGGACATCGAGAACTTGTCCCGCTCGGGCAGCTGCATGACCATGCCCAGCGCCCGGCCCCGCGGGATGATGGTCGCCTTGTGCACCGGGTCGGTGGCCGGCACGTTCAGCGCGACCAGGGCGTGGCCGCCCTCGTGGTAGGCGGTGAGCTTCTTCTCGTCCTCGGTCATGACCATAGACCGGCGCTCGGCGCCCATCATGACCTTGTCCTTGGCGTCCTCGAAGTCGCGCATGGTGACCATGCGGCGGTTCTTCCGCGCGGCCATCAGCGCCGCCTCGTTGACGAGGTTGGCCAAGTCCGCGCCCGAGAAGCCGGGGGTGCCGCGGGCGATCACCTTCACGTCCACGTCGGCGGCCAGGGGCACGTTCTTCATGTGGACGCGCAGGATGCGCTCGCGGCCGTTGATGTCGGGGTTCGGCACCACGACCTGGCGGTCGAAGCGGCCGGGACGCAGCAGGGCCGGGTCCAGCACGTCGGGGCGGTTGGTCGCGGCGATCAGGATGATCCCCTCGTTCGCCTCGAAGCCGTCCATCTCGACCAGCAGCTGGTTCAGGGTCTGCTCGCGCTCGTCGTTGCCGCCGCCGA
The Phenylobacterium zucineum HLK1 genome window above contains:
- a CDS encoding glutathione S-transferase family protein — translated: MKIIGSYVSPYVRKVLACMALKGLAYEIDPITPFFGGEAFERISPLRRIPVLVDGDLTLCDSSVICAYLDEAYPGHALLPAAPAARARARWLEEFADTRLGDVFIWGLFYQRNVKPIVWGEPADEARVGKSLSTDIPAALDYLEGQLPADGFLFGEIGLADIALASFFRNAAYAGFEPDPARWPRTAAFVARTLAHPCLDSLLRYEDIQRSVTPAGRRAALLEAGAPLTAQTVGTRTPKRGVMAL
- the serA gene encoding phosphoglycerate dehydrogenase, coding for MPRVLIADKLSPAAVEIFKQRGVDADIKTGLPKDELLKIVDQYDGVAIRSATKIDKDVIAAAKNLKVVGRAGIGVDNVDIPSATAAGVVVMNTPFGNSITTAEHAIAMMFALARQLPAADVSTQAGKWEKNRFMGVELYGKTLGLIGAGNIGSIVADRALGLKMKVVAYDPFLSPERALEIGVEKVELDELLARADIITLHTPLTDKTRNILSEENLRKTKKGVLIVNCARGGLVDEAALRKLLDEGHVGGAAFDVFIEEPAKENVLFGAENFIATPHLGASTLEAQENVALQVAEQMSDYLLTGAVTNALNSPSVTAEEAPRLKPFVALAEKLGAFAGQMVDFGVTAVDIAFEGEVAKLNTKPLTAAALAGVLRPMLAEVNMVSAPAVAKERGITVSESRQEESPIYESLIRITVTTEKGKRSFAGSVLAGAPRIIEVKGMDLDAPFAPQMLYVNNLDKPGFIGALGALLGDAKINIATFNLGRIDAGDDAIALVGVDQAPDEALLAKIQKLPHVKEARALRF
- a CDS encoding phosphoserine transaminase, translating into MGDIAVTTLPKPAMRPARPEFSSGPCAKRPGWAPENLANAVLGRSHRSKLGKARLKEAIDRTRAVLQVPDDFLVGIVPGSDTGAVEMALWSMLGPKPVQLLAFESFGKDWVTDVTKQLKIPAEVLDAPYGKLPDLSKVRKDADLVFTWNGTTSGVRVPNADFIAADRDGIVICDATSAAFAQTLDWAKLDVVTFSWQKALGGEGGHGVLVLGPRAVERLESYTPAWPMPKLFRMTKGGKLNAEIFEGSTINTPSMLCVEDAIDALKWAEGIGGLAEMKRRADANLAILADWVAKTPWVEFLAEDPATVSNTSVCLKVVDPRVTGLPDAAQADFAKKLASALEKEGVALDVGGYRDAPPGLRIWCGATVETSDVDALTPWLDWAFATVAADLQAA
- a CDS encoding ATP-binding protein; translation: MAQDSAHPNRSATQTPTNATFQARVAGVGLITTVVVLLAACLTFMLQQWAVARTQSHRIHEGLAAIAAEMAAPTMALDSRVHVKAAISAVQASPDVLSARLTDLAGREVASFARPATEARDVAVIDKPVLVDGKPVGRFSMTVRRPQLAPLLPKFLALTAVLLFGGVGVALFLARSLAHRVIQPVETLSKAMHDVAAGGSFTPVEIETHDELFESLADSFNHLLAKLGEREGDLRAAMRELESARDAANAANVLKTQFLANMSHEIRTPLNGVLAMAEVMALGELAPLQRERLDVIRRSGGLLLAVLNDVLDLSKIEAGKLTLLDEDFELEPELDQVRDNFRIVALGKGLGFEVTVAEEAQGWWRGDADRLRQIVGNLLSNAVKFTMQGGVRAHVDLTPAGALRIVVSDTGVGIAPEKLPTLFEKFTQADNSATRRFGGTGLGLAICRELTQMMGGSIDVESREGDGSTFTVELPLQRGQPTSLAADETPPAGEDGDLRLLAAEDNPTNQQVLAAVLGSLGIEVDIVPDGKEAVEAWRTGAYDLILMDIQMPVMDGITAARAIREQEIAEGRRRTPIVALTANALTHQVEEYLAAGMDAHVAKPIEIAKLYDAIAATLNAAAAAGKAPVAEAKAGKAKAGQAA
- a CDS encoding PhzF family phenazine biosynthesis protein, producing MRQWTVDAFAAEPFRGNPACVVEPFDAWPADAWMQALAAENNQAETAFLLRTADPARFGLRWFTPLLEVPLCGHATLASAHVLFAELGVDAERVVFETKSGALTVARTAQGYEMDFPAQPPRRVEHPPGLAEALGVEPREVWASTYLVAIVDDEAAVHALRPDLVALNAVSSAATGGRGNVGVAALATDRPYQVVSRFFAPGSGIPEDPTTGSLHCILAPLFSERLGRPALRYHQAFPGRGGDLECEVRGERVLIRGAAVTVLESRLRTQP
- a CDS encoding GNAT family N-acetyltransferase, whose protein sequence is MAHETSEAGYLLSDDPARFDLARAHGWIGGRSYWAQGIPFDTFRRACEASLTVGAYAPSGDMAGMARVVTDRATFGWICDVFVDEAHRGAGVGKMLMAYLKAHPDLQGFRRMHLATRDAHGLYAGFGFVPLTGVDAWMEIRDPDVYRRSS
- a CDS encoding nucleotidyltransferase family protein, which encodes MSREDELRAILVRSEPLMQVLRTARDLDLPDWLVFSGAVYQRVLNHLTGRDIDYGIKDYDLGYFDASDVSYEAEDVVIRRVAAAFEPPLREMVEVRNQARVHLWFEGKFGEPYAPLASSGEALERFVSPLFAVGVRLEPDDRLTVMAPFGLDDLFAMRLRPNPWRKTGGFARTAASASARWPEIEVIPG
- the thiD gene encoding bifunctional hydroxymethylpyrimidine kinase/phosphomethylpyrimidine kinase encodes the protein MQSLGRVLIIAGSDSGGGAGIQADIKTVTVLGGYAATAITAVTVQNTLGVTGVHPIPLEVIEAQARAVLDDIGADVVKTGMLGDAPTVELVARLIAEAGVPAVVDPVMIAKGGAPLLAQAAVAAVRERLVPQAALLTPNAPEAAALTGQPVETTDDLRRAGEALLAAGAKAVLMKGGHVPGDRVVDVLMTPAGETVFETERIETRHTHGTGCTLASACATGMAQGLPLTEAVARAWAYVQEAMLRAPGLGKGHGPLDHGWPVRSRT
- the folP gene encoding dihydropteroate synthase is translated as MDLHRTELPPVRVMGVINMTPDSFSDGGRLSGVEAGLVKARRLIADGADMLDVGGESTRPGAAPVPAEEEIARVVPLIRAIRAESDVAISVDTMKPAVARAAVAAGATMWNDVAALRGERALEAAAELGCEAVLMHMQGEPGTMQKEPRYDDVVAEVADFLAARAEAAMAAGVARERIWLDPGIGFGKHMIRHNLPLLAGLSRIVELGFPVLLGVSRKSFIGALDAGSPPDARLGGSIAAALAGAARGVAAVRVHDVRETVQALRVWTAIAQAG